In one Silene latifolia isolate original U9 population chromosome 10, ASM4854445v1, whole genome shotgun sequence genomic region, the following are encoded:
- the LOC141608799 gene encoding kunitz-type serine protease inhibitor DrTI-like, which produces MNNNKIPSHVLLSTTITLLLLLSSATVDNVLDVDGNPLVPGIKYYILPATQNYGGLSLKPRKNTNTCPFYVSFEKNKASLGHAVTFTPKNEQDSEITTSSPLQIISQADYGRCELTKWWRLVADSANDGSGRLLVVTGGPQSDWFRMRSAGNGVYKIVYCPDDSNSIGNLVKDDVVCADLGVFNKVDGDVEKWFLGMRSEKWVLLVKFKKVDEPQIL; this is translated from the coding sequence atGAATAACAATAAAATTCCCTCTCACGTCCTTTTATCCACCACTATCACACTTCTCCTCCTCCTCTCGTCCGCCACGGTCGACAACGTCCTAGACGTTGACGGAAACCCGCTTGTACCAGGCATAAAGTACTACATCCTACCAGCTACACAAAATTATGGAGGTCTAAGCTTAAAACCAAGAAAAAACACAAATACTTGCCCTTTTTACGTATCCTTTGAAAAAAATAAAGCCTCATTAGGGCACGCTGTAACATTCACTCCAAAAAATGAACAAGATTCAGAAATTACAACTTCCTCACCACTTCAAATAATCTCTCAAGCCGATTACGGGCGTTGTGAATTGACTAAGTGGTGGCGGTTGGTGGCAGACTCGGCTAATGATGGCAGCGGCCGCTTACTCGTTGTGACTGGGGGTCCGCAAAGCGACTGGTTTCGGATGAGGAGTGCTGGTAATGGGGTGTATAAGATTGTTTATTGTCCAGATGATAGCAATAGTATTGGTAATTTAGTTAAGGATGATGTTGTGTGTGCTGATTTGGGTGTTTTTAATAAAGTTGATGGTGATGTTGAGAAATGGTTTTTGGGTATGAGAAGTGAGAAATGGGTTCTCTTGGTTAAGTTTAAGAAGGTTGATGAGCCTCAGATATTGTAA
- the LOC141608800 gene encoding transcription factor LAF1-like, whose amino-acid sequence MGFKPSEKPTTRKHKRGLWSPEEDQRLRDYLLRYGISCWSSVPSNAGLQRNGKSCRLRWINYLRPGLKRGMFSSQEEDMILTLHKNLGNKWSQIAKQLPGRTDNEIKNYWHSYLKKRPAKSDDTVINIQSNSTNFCSTMDSVCSLNPTTNRVVLGIDLDSIQNEFQMPSIEQRENPENLLPRCFFSDWLTTDNNSIAQNSEISGKQDEDFLQCFQYNEGHVEIGNNLQDNMLDLPFTFLDQNTVGSCFNGLSAGNAVYSGF is encoded by the exons ATGGGGTTTAAGCCATCGGAGAAGCCGACTACTCGAAAGCATAAAAGAGGATTGTGGTCGCCGGAAGAAGACCAAAGGCTTAGGGACTATCTTCTTAGATATGGCATAAGTTGTTGGAGCTCTGTACCTTCTAATGCTG GGTTGCAAAGAAATGGAAAGAGTTGTAGGTTAAGGTGGATTAATTACTTAAGGCCAGGGTTAAAAAGAGGAATGTTTAGCTCTCAAGAAGAGGACATGATTTTGACACTTCATAAAAACTTGGGTAACAA ATGGTCACAAATAGCGAAGCAATTACCAGGAAGAACCGACAACGAGATAAAGAATTATTGGCATTCTTACTTGAAGAAAAGACCAGCAAAATCAGATGACACTGTAATTAACATACAGTCTAATTCAACAAACTTCTGCAGCACAATGGACAGTGTATGTTCCTTAAATCCGACGACAAACAGAGTCGTCTTAGGAATCGATCTCGACTCCATTCAAAATGAATTTCAAATGCCAAGTATCGAGCAACGCGAAAATCCAGAGAACTTGTTGCCAAGATGTTTCTTTTCAGACTGGCTTACAACTGATAATAACTCTATTGCTCAAAATTCTGAAATTTCTGGTAAACAAGATGAAGACTTTCTGCAATGTTTTCAGTATAATGAAGGCCATGTCGAAATTGGAAATAATTTGCAGGATAATATGTTGGATTTACCATTTACTTTCCTGGATCAAAATACTGTAGGAAGTTGTTTCAATGGTTTGTCAGCAGGGAATGCTGTGTATAGTGGATTTTAA